ACTTTCCACTTTCCACTTTCCACTTTCCACTTTCCACTTTCCACTTTCCACTTTCCACTTTCCACTTTCCACTATAAAAAAAGGGTTGCTGAAAAGCAACCCTTTTTTCTATTGACTTTAGAAATTATCTCTTGATAATCAAGAATTCACTTCTTCTGTTTTTAGCATGATCTTCTTCTGTACAGTTTTCTTTGCAATCCACTTTAGGCTCGCTCTCGCCATAACCTTTTCCAGAAATTCTGGATTTGTCGATTCCTTTAGAAATAACGTACTGAACAGTTGATTTTGCCCTTCTGTCAGAAAGGTTCATGTTGTAAGCATC
Above is a window of Candidatus Hydrogenedentota bacterium DNA encoding:
- a CDS encoding OmpA family protein, with amino-acid sequence DAYNMNLSDRRAKSTVQYVISKGIDKSRISGKGYGESEPKVDCKENCTEEDHAKNRRSEFLIIKR